A section of the Sebastes fasciatus isolate fSebFas1 chromosome 21, fSebFas1.pri, whole genome shotgun sequence genome encodes:
- the arhgap29a gene encoding rho GTPase-activating protein 29 isoform X1 produces the protein MLAAMLRQSSGGGSGGGGGGGSSSSSSTTGGGGGTKLSLSISRFSSSSLGPASPTSVGPWSPGIGSKSGSVSSDSPDVPASDPVYIMQLVSDVRKFADVLLQLKEVFSSKEHQDCLHHAAHERLGELLRVLKAIIGKHQSLNSVDILSTAGTVIATVKGVNFKEVNEENKQKHFGEIYTAIDTLAFTFGNVVSDFLMGDVENGSVLGLPLTKRSRSFENLFVESGGSSPEKDDPPGPSPPVRAEEVDRTLQRQDSGVESALLYAKAWSKYTKELLAWVEKRLSMDIECAKSYAKMAESAKTLASQQEFMPFREIYTTAFKNDIEYSQLVLHTAAVLQSNKFVQPLLARKNELDKLRKEVKEQWQREQKKMNEADSALRKARLLQAQRQEEYEKAKVSTSRLEEEQIGGGGGAAAAKQLEKRRRLEEEALQKAEEAREHCKACQIDVGDKRVDLVNTKSEIITQIREMVSQCDLTLKAMTVNWFQLQQAQVVSLPVNHQSLCENAKLYEPGQRYIDFVGSLPTNGPRLESHSFDSAATQNTGMPFNKRSLSGSHSSHSNLSQASVTSDLLGADDVDSPITAQHAKIAERCSNSSTDIQALRIQASFRPWASGSQGGGMCSDSESAGGSSESRSMDSPTASPGDFKRRLPRTPSTGTMSSADDLDEREPHSPSDNGLSEMVIESASSPGPFRNTQMSKASQTHKLRKLRAPSKCRECDGLVVFHGAECEECSLACHKKCLETLAIQCGHKKLQGKLHLFGIDFTQAAKNSQDGIPFIIRKCTSEIENRALNLKGIYRVNGAKSRVEKLCQAFENGKDLVELSDLYPHDISNVLKLYLRQLPEPLILFRYYNDFIGLAKESQSIIVEELEASRLSATPVNPAQVSVDLNRVLFKIKDLLRQLPPTHYKTLQFLIEHLHRVMEQAEENKMTASNLGIIFGPTLVKPRQADAEVSLSSLVDYPYQALIVELLVRHYQMIFDTPLSPLSCNTPTDIDSQLRLTYREHEQLSRHSKSLGDIKEQSSKVYKRHSSIIPSSHLLAEVQESMPRLNRRDFEPVDEVDSEAFNGVSSPSVSEVLKPGERGLSRSPHIAITRVQLRHTRNKLSSRPVSLPAERIHNRGQVDENNTRNSTDRDDMKGGSFDQSIEEVEETESSKLRVGTHYRSTFIDTQTLRRTWDKQYKHDVSSRTVRIVASSSPTESAAVDASNLSASVPVSSSSFSLGTTGSISSVFPNRPFTVAVRPNRTVRREDNVAKYGSVTTAFRAPRTLQPPPGTFYKPPSGSKAKELQNFALANSAEDEDEEEDDDDDDDEEEEEEEEEEEELGIEIEVSVDEPLEEDDEAEQAAMSRSPSSSPDELGPNQAKPVYQRLRPRLLLEVEHREAHFV, from the exons AGCACCAAGACTGCCTCCATCACGCGGCACACGAGCGTCTCGGGGAGCTGCTGCGAGTTCTAAAGGCCATCATCGGCAAACACCAGAGCCTCAACTCGGTGGACATCCTCAGTACAGCAGGAACCGTCATCGCCACGGTCAAAG GGGTGAACTTTAAGGAGGTGAACGAGGAGAACAAACAGAAGCATTTCGGAGAGATCTACACTGCTATCGACACATTGGCGTTCACATTTGGCAATGT AGTGTCTGACTTCCTTATGGGAGATGTAGAGAATGGATCAGTGTTGGGGCTCCCCCTAACTAAGAGAAGCAGG TCTTTTGAGAACCTCTTTGTGGAATCTGGAGGATCCAGTCCCGAGAAAGATGATCCACCGG GGCCCTCTCCGCCGGTTCGGGCAGAAGAGGTGGACAGGACACTGCAGCGGCAAGACAGCGGGGTGGAGTCGGCGCTGCTCTACGCCAAGGCCTGGTCCAAGTACACCAAAGAGCTGCTGGCGTGGGTGGAGAAGCGTCTCAGTATGG ATATTGAGTGTGCAAAGAGTTACGCCAAAATGGCCGAATCTGCCAAGACGCTTGCAAGTCAGCAG GAATTCATGCCTTTCCGTGAGATCTACACGACTGCTTTCAAAAACGACATTGAATACAGCCAGCTGGTACTTCACACCGCAGCAGTGCTCCAAAGCAACAAATTTGTACAG CCTCTCCTGGCCAGAAAGAATGAGCTGGACAAACTACGAAAAGAGGTCAAGGAGCAGTGGCAGAGAGAGCAAAAGAAAATG AACGAGGCAGACAGTGCTCTGCGGAAGGCCCGGCTGCTGCAGGCCCAGCGGCAGGAGGAGTACGAGAAGGCCAAGGTGTCCACCAGCCGCCTCGAGGAGGAGCAgatcggaggaggaggaggagcagcggcGGCCAAACAGCTAGAGAAGAGGcgcaggctggaggaggaggcccTGCAGAAG GCTGAGGAGGCTAGGGAGCACTGCAAAGCGTGTCAGATTGATGTCGGGGACAAGAGAGTCGATCTAGTCAACACCAAGAGCGAGATCATCACTCAGATCCGAGAGATGGTCTCTCAGTGCGACCTCACCCTCAAGGCT ATGACGGTCAATTGGTTCCAGCTCCAGCAGGCCCAGGTTGTATCCCTCCCTGTCAACCACCAGAGTCTGTGTGAAAATGCCAAACTGTACGAGCCGGGCCAGCGCTACATCGACTTTGTCGGGAGTCTACCCACCAATGGGCCTCGCCTGGAGTCCCACTCGTTTGATTCAGCTGCCACACAGAACACAGG GATGCCTTTCAACAAACGCTCGCTAAGTGGCAGCCACTCGTCCCACAGTAACCTGTCGCAGGcgtctgtgacctctgacctccttgGTGCGGATGACGTGGACAGTCCCATCACTGCCCAACATGCCAAGATTGCAGAGAGGTGCTCCAACAGCAGCACTGACATCCAAG CACTTCGGATTCAGGCCTCATTTCGTCCTTGGGCCTCGGGCAGCCAGGGTGGAGGGATGTGCAGCGACTCTGAAAGTGCTGGAGGGAGCAGTGAATCCCGGTCTATGGACTCCCCCACTGCAAGCCCAG GAGACTTCAAGAGGAGATTACCCAGAACCCCCTCAACTGGCACCATGTCGTCTGCTGATGACCTGGATGAGAGAGAGCCTCATTCACCTTCTGATAACG gtttaagtgagaTGGTAATTGAATCAGCCAGCTCCCCAGGTCCCTTCAGAAACACCCAGATGTCCAAGGCTTCTCAAACCCACAAGCTGAGGAAGCTTAGAGCGCCATCCAAGTGCCGTGAGTGCGACGGCCTGGTGGTGTTCCATGGAGCCGAGTGTGAGGAG TGTTCGTTGGCCTGCCATAAGAAGTGTCTGGAAACCCTGGCCATCCAGTGTGGCCATAAGAAGCTCCAGGGGAAGCTCCACCTCTTCGGCATTGACTTCACACAGGCAGCTAAGAACAGTCAGGATGGCATCCCCTTCATCATACGGAAGTGTACATCAGAAATCGAGAACAGAGCGCTCAACCTTAAG GGTATCTACCGCGTGAATGGTGCCAAGTCTCGGGTAGAGAAGCTTTGCCAGGCGTTTGAGAATGGCAAGGACCTGGTGGAGCTCTCCGACCTTTATCCCCACGACATCAGCAACGTACTCAAACTCTACCTGAGACAG CTTCCAGAGCCGCTCATCCTGTTTCGCTATTACAACGACTTTATCGGTCTGGCCAAGGAAAGCCAGAGTATCATTGTGGAGGAACTGGAGGCGTCGCGACTCAGTGCCACCCCGGTGAACCCGGCCCAGGTCAGCGTGGACCTCAACCGGGTCCTCTTCAAGATCAAGGACCTGCTCAGGCAGCTACCACCAACTCATTACAAGACACTGCAGTTCCTCATAGAGCATCTGCACCG GGTGATGGAGCAAGCAGAGGAGAATAAGATGACAGCCAGCAACCTGGGTATCATCTTTGGCCCAACACTGGTCAAACCAAGGCAGGCGGATGCCGAAGTTTCCCTTTCCTCTCTGGTGGATTACCCGTATCAGGCGCTCATTGTTGAGCTCCTGGTCAGACACTACCAGATGATCTTTGACACCCCCCTCAGTCCCCTGAGTTGCAACACGCCTACAGACATTGATTCCCAACTCCGCCTCACCTACCGGGAGCATGAGCAGCTGAGCAGGCACTCCAAGTCGCTGGGAGACATTAAGGAG CAGAGCTCTAAGGTTTATAAGAGGCATTCCTCTATAATTCCTTCTTCCCACTTGTTGGCTGAGGTTCAGGAGAGCATGCCACGCCTCAACAGAAGAGACTTTGAGCCTG TGGATGAGGTGGATTCTGAGGCCTTCAATGGGGTTTCGTCGCCAAGCGTCTCTGAGGTTCTGAAACCTGGCGAGAGAGGCCTCAGTCGCTCTCCGCATATCGCCATCACCAGAGTCCAGCTTCGACACACTCGCAACAAACTGTCGTCCCGGCCAGTGAGCCTGCCAGCGGAACGGATACACAACCGAGGCCAAGTAGACGAGAATAACACCCGGAACAGCACCGATCGAGATGACATGAAAGGAGGTAGTTTCGACCAGTCCATTGAAGAAGTGGAGGAAACTGAGAGTTCAAAATTGCGAGTGGGCACACATTACCGGAGTACATTTATTGACACCCAGACGTTACGCAGGACTTGGGACAAACAATACAAGCATGACGTTTCCTCCAGAACTGTCAGAATTGTGGCCAGTAGTTCGCCCACAGAGAGTGCAGCAGTGGATGCCAGCAACTTATCAGCTTCTGTGCCCGTATCCTCGTCGTCTTTCTCCCTTGGAACTACTGGGAGCATTAGCTCTGTCTTTCCTAACAGACCTTTCACAGTCGCAGTGCGACCTAACAGGACTGTAAGAAGGGAGGACAATGTAGCCAAGTACGGCTCTGTCACAACAGCTTTCAGGGCTCCCAGAACTCTGCAGCCTCCTCCAGGGACCTTCTACAAGCCCCCGTCGGGGAGCAaagctaaagagctgcagaaCTTTGCATTAGCTAACAGCGcagaggatgaagatgaggaggaggatgatgatgatgatgatgatgaggaggaggaggaggaggaggaggaggaagaggagttggGGATTGAGATAGAGGTGTCTGTAGATGAGCCTCTTGAGGAAGACGATGAGGCCGAGCAGGCAGCCATGTCTCGGTCTCCCAGCTCTAGCCCTGATGAACTGGGCCCGAACCAGGCCAAACCAGTGTACCAGAGACTAAGGCCCAGACTCCTCCTAGAGGTCGAGCATCGAGAGGCTCATTTTGTGTGA
- the arhgap29a gene encoding rho GTPase-activating protein 29 isoform X2: protein MLAAMLRQSSGGGSGGGGGGGSSSSSSTTGGGGGTKLSLSISRFSSSSLGPASPTSVGPWSPGIGSKSGSVSSDSPDVPASDPVYIMQLVSDVRKFADVLLQLKEVFSSKEHQDCLHHAAHERLGELLRVLKAIIGKHQSLNSVDILSTAGTVIATVKGVNFKEVNEENKQKHFGEIYTAIDTLAFTFGNVVSDFLMGDVENGSVLGLPLTKRSRSFENLFVESGGSSPEKDDPPGPSPPVRAEEVDRTLQRQDSGVESALLYAKAWSKYTKELLAWVEKRLSMDIECAKSYAKMAESAKTLASQQEFMPFREIYTTAFKNDIEYSQLVLHTAAVLQSNKFVQPLLARKNELDKLRKEVKEQWQREQKKMNEADSALRKARLLQAQRQEEYEKAKVSTSRLEEEQIGGGGGAAAAKQLEKRRRLEEEALQKAEEAREHCKACQIDVGDKRVDLVNTKSEIITQIREMVSQCDLTLKAMTVNWFQLQQAQVVSLPVNHQSLCENAKLYEPGQRYIDFVGSLPTNGPRLESHSFDSAATQNTGMPFNKRSLSGSHSSHSNLSQASVTSDLLGADDVDSPITAQHAKIAERCSNSSTDIQALRIQASFRPWASGSQGGGMCSDSESAGGSSESRSMDSPTASPGDFKRRLPRTPSTGTMSSADDLDEREPHSPSDNGLSEMVIESASSPGPFRNTQMSKASQTHKLRKLRAPSKCRECDGLVVFHGAECEECSLACHKKCLETLAIQCGHKKLQGKLHLFGIDFTQAAKNSQDGIPFIIRKCTSEIENRALNLKGIYRVNGAKSRVEKLCQAFENGKDLVELSDLYPHDISNVLKLYLRQLPEPLILFRYYNDFIGLAKESQSIIVEELEASRLSATPVNPAQVSVDLNRVLFKIKDLLRQLPPTHYKTLQFLIEHLHRVMEQAEENKMTASNLGIIFGPTLVKPRQADAEVSLSSLVDYPYQALIVELLVRHYQMIFDTPLSPLSCNTPTDIDSQLRLTYREHEQLSRHSKSLGDIKESSKVYKRHSSIIPSSHLLAEVQESMPRLNRRDFEPVDEVDSEAFNGVSSPSVSEVLKPGERGLSRSPHIAITRVQLRHTRNKLSSRPVSLPAERIHNRGQVDENNTRNSTDRDDMKGGSFDQSIEEVEETESSKLRVGTHYRSTFIDTQTLRRTWDKQYKHDVSSRTVRIVASSSPTESAAVDASNLSASVPVSSSSFSLGTTGSISSVFPNRPFTVAVRPNRTVRREDNVAKYGSVTTAFRAPRTLQPPPGTFYKPPSGSKAKELQNFALANSAEDEDEEEDDDDDDDEEEEEEEEEEEELGIEIEVSVDEPLEEDDEAEQAAMSRSPSSSPDELGPNQAKPVYQRLRPRLLLEVEHREAHFV, encoded by the exons AGCACCAAGACTGCCTCCATCACGCGGCACACGAGCGTCTCGGGGAGCTGCTGCGAGTTCTAAAGGCCATCATCGGCAAACACCAGAGCCTCAACTCGGTGGACATCCTCAGTACAGCAGGAACCGTCATCGCCACGGTCAAAG GGGTGAACTTTAAGGAGGTGAACGAGGAGAACAAACAGAAGCATTTCGGAGAGATCTACACTGCTATCGACACATTGGCGTTCACATTTGGCAATGT AGTGTCTGACTTCCTTATGGGAGATGTAGAGAATGGATCAGTGTTGGGGCTCCCCCTAACTAAGAGAAGCAGG TCTTTTGAGAACCTCTTTGTGGAATCTGGAGGATCCAGTCCCGAGAAAGATGATCCACCGG GGCCCTCTCCGCCGGTTCGGGCAGAAGAGGTGGACAGGACACTGCAGCGGCAAGACAGCGGGGTGGAGTCGGCGCTGCTCTACGCCAAGGCCTGGTCCAAGTACACCAAAGAGCTGCTGGCGTGGGTGGAGAAGCGTCTCAGTATGG ATATTGAGTGTGCAAAGAGTTACGCCAAAATGGCCGAATCTGCCAAGACGCTTGCAAGTCAGCAG GAATTCATGCCTTTCCGTGAGATCTACACGACTGCTTTCAAAAACGACATTGAATACAGCCAGCTGGTACTTCACACCGCAGCAGTGCTCCAAAGCAACAAATTTGTACAG CCTCTCCTGGCCAGAAAGAATGAGCTGGACAAACTACGAAAAGAGGTCAAGGAGCAGTGGCAGAGAGAGCAAAAGAAAATG AACGAGGCAGACAGTGCTCTGCGGAAGGCCCGGCTGCTGCAGGCCCAGCGGCAGGAGGAGTACGAGAAGGCCAAGGTGTCCACCAGCCGCCTCGAGGAGGAGCAgatcggaggaggaggaggagcagcggcGGCCAAACAGCTAGAGAAGAGGcgcaggctggaggaggaggcccTGCAGAAG GCTGAGGAGGCTAGGGAGCACTGCAAAGCGTGTCAGATTGATGTCGGGGACAAGAGAGTCGATCTAGTCAACACCAAGAGCGAGATCATCACTCAGATCCGAGAGATGGTCTCTCAGTGCGACCTCACCCTCAAGGCT ATGACGGTCAATTGGTTCCAGCTCCAGCAGGCCCAGGTTGTATCCCTCCCTGTCAACCACCAGAGTCTGTGTGAAAATGCCAAACTGTACGAGCCGGGCCAGCGCTACATCGACTTTGTCGGGAGTCTACCCACCAATGGGCCTCGCCTGGAGTCCCACTCGTTTGATTCAGCTGCCACACAGAACACAGG GATGCCTTTCAACAAACGCTCGCTAAGTGGCAGCCACTCGTCCCACAGTAACCTGTCGCAGGcgtctgtgacctctgacctccttgGTGCGGATGACGTGGACAGTCCCATCACTGCCCAACATGCCAAGATTGCAGAGAGGTGCTCCAACAGCAGCACTGACATCCAAG CACTTCGGATTCAGGCCTCATTTCGTCCTTGGGCCTCGGGCAGCCAGGGTGGAGGGATGTGCAGCGACTCTGAAAGTGCTGGAGGGAGCAGTGAATCCCGGTCTATGGACTCCCCCACTGCAAGCCCAG GAGACTTCAAGAGGAGATTACCCAGAACCCCCTCAACTGGCACCATGTCGTCTGCTGATGACCTGGATGAGAGAGAGCCTCATTCACCTTCTGATAACG gtttaagtgagaTGGTAATTGAATCAGCCAGCTCCCCAGGTCCCTTCAGAAACACCCAGATGTCCAAGGCTTCTCAAACCCACAAGCTGAGGAAGCTTAGAGCGCCATCCAAGTGCCGTGAGTGCGACGGCCTGGTGGTGTTCCATGGAGCCGAGTGTGAGGAG TGTTCGTTGGCCTGCCATAAGAAGTGTCTGGAAACCCTGGCCATCCAGTGTGGCCATAAGAAGCTCCAGGGGAAGCTCCACCTCTTCGGCATTGACTTCACACAGGCAGCTAAGAACAGTCAGGATGGCATCCCCTTCATCATACGGAAGTGTACATCAGAAATCGAGAACAGAGCGCTCAACCTTAAG GGTATCTACCGCGTGAATGGTGCCAAGTCTCGGGTAGAGAAGCTTTGCCAGGCGTTTGAGAATGGCAAGGACCTGGTGGAGCTCTCCGACCTTTATCCCCACGACATCAGCAACGTACTCAAACTCTACCTGAGACAG CTTCCAGAGCCGCTCATCCTGTTTCGCTATTACAACGACTTTATCGGTCTGGCCAAGGAAAGCCAGAGTATCATTGTGGAGGAACTGGAGGCGTCGCGACTCAGTGCCACCCCGGTGAACCCGGCCCAGGTCAGCGTGGACCTCAACCGGGTCCTCTTCAAGATCAAGGACCTGCTCAGGCAGCTACCACCAACTCATTACAAGACACTGCAGTTCCTCATAGAGCATCTGCACCG GGTGATGGAGCAAGCAGAGGAGAATAAGATGACAGCCAGCAACCTGGGTATCATCTTTGGCCCAACACTGGTCAAACCAAGGCAGGCGGATGCCGAAGTTTCCCTTTCCTCTCTGGTGGATTACCCGTATCAGGCGCTCATTGTTGAGCTCCTGGTCAGACACTACCAGATGATCTTTGACACCCCCCTCAGTCCCCTGAGTTGCAACACGCCTACAGACATTGATTCCCAACTCCGCCTCACCTACCGGGAGCATGAGCAGCTGAGCAGGCACTCCAAGTCGCTGGGAGACATTAAGGAG AGCTCTAAGGTTTATAAGAGGCATTCCTCTATAATTCCTTCTTCCCACTTGTTGGCTGAGGTTCAGGAGAGCATGCCACGCCTCAACAGAAGAGACTTTGAGCCTG TGGATGAGGTGGATTCTGAGGCCTTCAATGGGGTTTCGTCGCCAAGCGTCTCTGAGGTTCTGAAACCTGGCGAGAGAGGCCTCAGTCGCTCTCCGCATATCGCCATCACCAGAGTCCAGCTTCGACACACTCGCAACAAACTGTCGTCCCGGCCAGTGAGCCTGCCAGCGGAACGGATACACAACCGAGGCCAAGTAGACGAGAATAACACCCGGAACAGCACCGATCGAGATGACATGAAAGGAGGTAGTTTCGACCAGTCCATTGAAGAAGTGGAGGAAACTGAGAGTTCAAAATTGCGAGTGGGCACACATTACCGGAGTACATTTATTGACACCCAGACGTTACGCAGGACTTGGGACAAACAATACAAGCATGACGTTTCCTCCAGAACTGTCAGAATTGTGGCCAGTAGTTCGCCCACAGAGAGTGCAGCAGTGGATGCCAGCAACTTATCAGCTTCTGTGCCCGTATCCTCGTCGTCTTTCTCCCTTGGAACTACTGGGAGCATTAGCTCTGTCTTTCCTAACAGACCTTTCACAGTCGCAGTGCGACCTAACAGGACTGTAAGAAGGGAGGACAATGTAGCCAAGTACGGCTCTGTCACAACAGCTTTCAGGGCTCCCAGAACTCTGCAGCCTCCTCCAGGGACCTTCTACAAGCCCCCGTCGGGGAGCAaagctaaagagctgcagaaCTTTGCATTAGCTAACAGCGcagaggatgaagatgaggaggaggatgatgatgatgatgatgatgaggaggaggaggaggaggaggaggaggaagaggagttggGGATTGAGATAGAGGTGTCTGTAGATGAGCCTCTTGAGGAAGACGATGAGGCCGAGCAGGCAGCCATGTCTCGGTCTCCCAGCTCTAGCCCTGATGAACTGGGCCCGAACCAGGCCAAACCAGTGTACCAGAGACTAAGGCCCAGACTCCTCCTAGAGGTCGAGCATCGAGAGGCTCATTTTGTGTGA